In a genomic window of Micromonospora cremea:
- the trpA gene encoding tryptophan synthase subunit alpha: MSRIGVAFDKARADGRALLVGCMPAGFPTVEGSIAAMTAMVEAGVDVIEVEIPYSDPVMDGPVIQKASDIALAGGVRTADTLRIIEAVAATGAPVVTMTYWNPIERYGVDAFARDLAAAGGTGLITPDLIPDEADEWLAASDAHGVDRTFLVSPSSTDARLAMTVAHCRGFVYATAVMGVTGARARTSDAAPKLVSRVREVTDLPVGVGLGVGTGAQAGTVAGYADGVIVGSALVRCLLDAPTEADGLTALRTLSAELAEGVRTPTR, translated from the coding sequence ATGAGCCGGATCGGGGTGGCCTTCGACAAGGCACGAGCCGACGGGCGGGCGCTGCTGGTCGGCTGCATGCCGGCCGGGTTTCCGACCGTCGAGGGGAGCATCGCGGCGATGACCGCGATGGTCGAGGCCGGCGTCGACGTCATCGAGGTGGAGATCCCGTACTCCGACCCGGTGATGGACGGGCCGGTCATCCAGAAGGCCAGTGACATCGCGCTGGCCGGCGGGGTACGCACCGCGGACACGCTGCGCATCATCGAGGCCGTCGCCGCCACCGGCGCCCCGGTGGTCACGATGACCTACTGGAACCCGATCGAGCGTTACGGCGTGGACGCGTTCGCCCGCGATCTCGCCGCCGCCGGCGGGACCGGCCTGATCACCCCGGACCTCATCCCCGACGAGGCGGACGAGTGGTTGGCCGCCTCGGACGCTCACGGGGTGGACCGCACCTTCCTGGTGTCGCCGTCGTCCACCGACGCCCGGCTGGCGATGACCGTGGCGCACTGCCGGGGCTTCGTCTACGCCACCGCTGTGATGGGCGTGACCGGGGCCCGGGCGCGTACCTCCGACGCCGCCCCGAAGCTGGTCTCCCGGGTCCGCGAGGTCACCGACCTGCCGGTCGGTGTCGGTCTGGGCGTGGGTACCGGTGCGCAGGCCGGCACCGTCGCCGGCTACGCCGACGGGGTCATCGTCGGCAGCGCGCTGGTCCGCTGCCTGCTCGACGCGCCCACCGAGGCCGACGGGCTGACCGCCCTGCGCACCCTGAGCGCCGAACTCGCCGAGGGCGTCCGCACACCCACCCGCTGA
- a CDS encoding GNAT family N-acetyltransferase, whose amino-acid sequence MHKDIFDRLERFYDAVPRDVAGVEEHGGLVLFVRDGAGWPFYARPRLDATEPPSLADITSVRERQRELGLPEAFEWVHETTPELLAVARSAGLSVPEAPLMVLDPAALPDPGTLSDVPVRVLTADSPGFAADVAARRAVAAVSFAAAGTARGDAGPAERDAAVTELELASLDEERTRVADGRRISALAGTPVEGALASGMAMRVGDVAEIAGVATLPAARRRGLGAALTAAIAKELLAAGTDLVFLSAGSEEIARVYLRVGFRRIGTACIAEPAALIP is encoded by the coding sequence CTGCACAAGGACATCTTCGACCGGTTGGAACGCTTCTACGACGCGGTGCCCCGCGACGTCGCCGGTGTGGAGGAGCATGGCGGGCTGGTGTTGTTCGTCCGCGATGGTGCCGGCTGGCCGTTCTACGCCCGCCCCCGGCTCGACGCGACCGAGCCGCCGTCGCTGGCCGACATCACCTCGGTCCGTGAACGGCAGCGGGAGCTGGGTCTGCCGGAGGCCTTCGAGTGGGTGCACGAGACGACCCCGGAGCTGCTGGCGGTGGCCCGCTCGGCGGGGCTGAGCGTGCCGGAGGCGCCGCTGATGGTGCTCGACCCGGCCGCGCTGCCCGACCCCGGGACGCTGTCCGACGTACCGGTGCGGGTGCTGACGGCGGACTCCCCGGGCTTCGCCGCCGACGTGGCCGCCCGGCGGGCGGTGGCGGCGGTGTCGTTCGCCGCCGCTGGCACCGCGCGCGGCGACGCCGGCCCGGCCGAGCGGGACGCCGCGGTCACCGAGCTGGAGTTGGCCTCGCTGGACGAGGAACGGACCAGGGTCGCCGACGGCCGGCGAATCTCCGCGCTGGCCGGTACACCGGTCGAGGGTGCGCTGGCCAGCGGCATGGCGATGCGGGTGGGCGACGTCGCCGAGATCGCCGGGGTGGCCACCCTGCCGGCCGCCCGGCGGCGCGGGCTGGGCGCCGCGCTGACCGCCGCCATCGCCAAGGAACTGCTCGCCGCGGGCACCGACCTGGTCTTCCTCTCCGCCGGCAGCGAGGAGATCGCCCGGGTCTACCTGCGGGTCGGCTTCCGTAGGATCGGCACCGCCTGCATCGCCGAGCCCGCTGCGCTCATCCCCTGA
- a CDS encoding NUDIX hydrolase encodes MSALTWAVAAVVTDDAGRVLLCRQGRGERRYALPGGRLRPAESPVQAALRDIRAETGWEIELVDLVGVYHLTSPSASTPAGRAGPLPDVLVHVFRARAAEVRPVADPPPGCRLSWHAPAALPEAVTPLTRAAVTDAAAGRSGVLRDARWAPDTVDPAPRPVAGQAEGDGQRETGHDGPAPGRGDQPRPGHGGRPGVGQPPEQRGETTTDPSLRP; translated from the coding sequence ATGAGCGCGCTCACCTGGGCGGTCGCCGCGGTCGTCACTGACGACGCCGGCCGGGTGCTGCTCTGCCGGCAGGGCCGGGGCGAACGCCGGTACGCGCTGCCCGGCGGGCGGCTGCGCCCGGCGGAGAGCCCGGTCCAGGCGGCGCTGCGGGACATTCGCGCGGAGACCGGCTGGGAGATCGAGCTGGTCGACCTGGTCGGCGTCTACCACCTGACCAGCCCCTCGGCGAGCACGCCGGCCGGGCGCGCCGGGCCGCTGCCGGACGTCCTGGTGCACGTGTTCCGGGCCCGCGCGGCCGAGGTCCGACCGGTCGCCGATCCGCCGCCGGGTTGCCGGCTGTCCTGGCACGCCCCCGCCGCGCTGCCCGAGGCGGTCACCCCACTCACCCGGGCCGCCGTCACCGATGCGGCCGCCGGCCGCTCCGGCGTGCTGCGCGACGCCCGCTGGGCGCCGGACACCGTCGACCCCGCACCCCGCCCGGTAGCCGGTCAGGCCGAAGGAGACGGCCAGCGAGAAACCGGCCACGACGGGCCAGCGCCTGGCCGCGGTGACCAGCCACGGCCCGGCCACGGCGGGCGGCCGGGCGTGGGGCAGCCACCAGAGCAACGTGGCGAAACGACCACGGACCCGTCACTCCGACCCTGA
- the lgt gene encoding prolipoprotein diacylglyceryl transferase — MTLASLSPQAALPSPSTAVWQLGPVPIRAYALCIILGIVLACWVTERRLRQRGVAPGAVLDIAVWAVPTGIIGARIYHVITSPEKYFGAGGDPMKAFAIWEGGLGIWGAVAGGALGAWIAARQLGIPFGVVADALAPGLPLAQAVGRLGNWFNNELFGAQTTLPWGLKIHRMDPDNPGHALRDDAGQPILEPGLYQPTFLYEALWNLGVVALVLVLDRRLKLGRGRAFALYVMGYTVGRFWIELMRTDEANQILGVRLNVWTAALVFLGALVYFVRVRGPREYLIPLGAAQTPTPPTTSDLSQVDLSERETPARASAPEGYRVVSKEQYQAWQDSGVVPPEPATEDDDRPVGAEPLDGAVPGDDPSADDQAADGTPEPRDDRADAAGARPADRDS; from the coding sequence GTGACCCTCGCCTCGCTGTCCCCCCAGGCGGCCCTGCCCAGTCCCAGCACCGCCGTGTGGCAGCTCGGGCCGGTGCCGATCAGGGCGTACGCACTGTGCATCATCCTCGGCATCGTGCTGGCCTGCTGGGTGACCGAGCGTCGCCTGCGTCAGCGCGGCGTCGCACCCGGCGCGGTGCTCGACATCGCCGTCTGGGCGGTGCCCACGGGCATCATCGGCGCCCGGATCTACCACGTGATCACCTCCCCCGAGAAGTACTTCGGCGCCGGCGGTGACCCGATGAAGGCGTTCGCCATCTGGGAGGGCGGCCTCGGCATCTGGGGGGCGGTCGCCGGTGGCGCGCTCGGCGCCTGGATCGCGGCCCGGCAGCTCGGCATCCCGTTCGGCGTGGTGGCCGACGCGCTGGCCCCCGGGCTGCCGCTGGCCCAGGCGGTCGGCCGGCTCGGCAACTGGTTCAACAATGAGCTGTTCGGCGCACAGACCACCCTGCCCTGGGGCCTGAAGATCCACCGGATGGACCCGGACAACCCGGGGCACGCGCTGCGCGACGACGCCGGCCAACCGATCCTCGAACCGGGCCTGTACCAGCCGACCTTCCTCTACGAGGCGCTGTGGAACCTCGGCGTGGTCGCGCTGGTCCTCGTCCTCGACCGGCGACTGAAGCTGGGCCGGGGCCGGGCGTTCGCGCTCTACGTGATGGGTTACACCGTGGGCCGGTTCTGGATCGAGCTGATGCGCACCGACGAGGCGAACCAGATCCTCGGCGTCCGGCTCAACGTGTGGACCGCCGCCCTGGTCTTCCTCGGCGCGTTGGTCTACTTCGTGCGGGTCCGCGGCCCGCGGGAGTACCTGATCCCGCTCGGCGCGGCGCAGACGCCGACCCCGCCCACCACGTCGGACCTGTCCCAGGTCGACCTCTCCGAGCGGGAGACCCCTGCGCGGGCCTCCGCGCCAGAGGGTTACCGGGTGGTCAGCAAGGAGCAGTACCAGGCCTGGCAGGACAGCGGCGTCGTGCCGCCCGAGCCAGCCACCGAGGACGACGATCGGCCCGTCGGCGCTGAGCCGCTCGACGGGGCGGTACCCGGCGATGACCCGTCGGCCGACGATCAGGCGGCGGACGGTACGCCGGAACCCCGCGACGACCGGGCCGACGCCGCAGGCGCGCGCCCCGCCGACCGGGACAGCTGA
- a CDS encoding FAD-dependent oxidoreductase, which produces MRSAVVVGAGVGGLAVSGALARSGWQVTLLERAERVRPEPTAVVLWPNGVRALQALGLGAGLAAIATPLPDGGVRRPDGHWLVQPRPIPADRMPVVVHREDLHDALIAGLGDRVELRTGVTVRHVRVEPGERPAVGDGRHTIEADLVIAADGTDSGIRRQLAPESGVVSSGCATWRAVIPWYRAPRLPADQPLAGEVLGAGYRFVAASLGERGSSGGSTRGGIYWVATAAGAPRPEPPETQLALLRRWYAGWPEPIGALLDATDPADLVQQEVRELRPLPRAYGFPVGPGGVVLLGDAAHAMPPHLGQGACLAFEDAATLASLLREARLPDAVQSYDRVRRPRAATVVRQTRRMSAVLQTRGRLALRARDAALGTINSRLLSSAAASAAQWRPPA; this is translated from the coding sequence ATGCGAAGCGCGGTGGTCGTCGGCGCCGGGGTCGGTGGCCTCGCCGTCTCCGGCGCGCTGGCCCGCTCCGGCTGGCAGGTCACCCTGCTGGAACGCGCCGAGCGGGTCCGCCCCGAGCCGACCGCCGTGGTGCTCTGGCCCAACGGTGTCCGCGCGTTGCAGGCACTCGGCCTCGGCGCCGGCCTCGCCGCGATCGCCACGCCGTTGCCCGACGGCGGGGTCCGGCGCCCGGACGGGCACTGGCTCGTTCAGCCCCGGCCCATCCCCGCCGACCGGATGCCGGTGGTGGTGCACCGCGAAGACCTGCACGACGCGCTGATCGCCGGGCTCGGCGACCGGGTGGAGCTCCGCACCGGGGTGACCGTGCGCCACGTCCGGGTCGAGCCGGGCGAGCGCCCGGCGGTCGGCGACGGACGGCACACCATCGAGGCCGACCTGGTGATCGCCGCCGACGGCACGGACAGCGGAATCCGCCGCCAACTCGCCCCCGAATCCGGGGTGGTCAGCTCCGGCTGCGCCACCTGGCGGGCCGTCATCCCCTGGTACCGAGCGCCCCGGCTGCCCGCCGACCAGCCGCTCGCCGGTGAGGTTCTCGGCGCGGGCTACCGGTTCGTGGCCGCCTCGCTGGGCGAGCGCGGCTCGTCGGGCGGCTCCACCCGGGGCGGCATCTACTGGGTGGCCACCGCCGCCGGCGCGCCCCGCCCGGAGCCGCCTGAGACCCAGCTCGCCCTGCTGCGCCGCTGGTACGCCGGCTGGCCGGAGCCGATCGGCGCGCTGCTCGACGCCACCGACCCGGCGGACCTGGTCCAGCAGGAGGTCCGCGAGCTGCGACCGCTGCCCCGCGCGTACGGCTTCCCGGTCGGGCCGGGCGGCGTGGTGCTGCTCGGCGACGCGGCGCACGCCATGCCGCCGCACCTCGGGCAGGGCGCCTGCCTCGCGTTCGAGGACGCCGCCACGCTCGCCTCCCTGCTGCGCGAGGCACGACTACCCGACGCCGTGCAGTCGTACGACCGGGTGCGCCGTCCCCGGGCGGCGACCGTGGTGCGGCAGACCCGGCGGATGTCGGCGGTGCTACAGACCCGGGGCCGGCTGGCGCTGCGCGCGCGGGACGCCGCACTCGGCACGATCAACTCGCGGCTGCTCTCCAGCGCCGCAGCCTCCGCCGCCCAGTGGCGTCCACCCGCCTGA
- the gltB gene encoding glutamate synthase large subunit — MAFPYPHSPQASPTPGPRPSAQGLYDPALEHDACGVAFVADLHGRRSHAVVANGLGALCRLDHRGARGAEPNTGDGAGIMIQVPDAFFRAVADVALPPAGEYATGLVFLPDDDAAEARARRVVEKYALVEGAYLLGWRDVPIDPTGLGETALAAMPRVRQLFLAARRLTDSPAGPAGSALRGIELDRVAFCLRKQAERETAERGVPAYFPSLSSRTMVYKGMLTPDQLPAYYPDLRDERVDSAIALVHSRFSTNTFPSWPLAHPYRFIAHNGEINTIRGNRNWMQAREALLRSPNVPGNIRRVFPVCTPGASDSANFDEVLELLHLAGRSLPHAVLMMIPEAWENDPGMQPDKRAFYRFHASLMEPWDGPASVAFTDGEIVGAVLDRNGLRPGRWWRTDDGLVVLGSEAGVLDLDPARVVAKGRLQPGKMFLVDTVAGRIVHDEEIKSELAAAQPYGEWLHAGLIELDDLPAREHTVYTHDSVRRRQQTFGYTQEELKILLAPMARTGAEPLGSMGTDTPISPLSTRPRLLYDYFHQLFAQVTNPPLDAIREELVTSLVSTIGPEGNLLDPGAASCRQIVLPHPVIDNDELAKILSIDEDGDLPGFKAVRVSGLYRIREGAAGIKARLTEICRHVSEAIEDGVRILVLSDRDSNADLAPIPSLLLTAAVHQHLVREQTRTQAALIVESGDCREVHHAAVLIGYGAAAVNPYLAFESVEDMISTGALVGMEPAAAVRNYAKALGKGVLKIMSKMGISTVSSYCGAQVFEAVGLDTRLIQRYFRGTPSRIGGVGLAGVHAEVAARHALAWPPAGTPASDRLEVGGEYQWRREGELHLFNPETVFLLQHATRSRQYDIFRQYTAKVDELAARAGSLRGLFTLRTGVRPAVPIEEVEPATEIVKRFATGAMSYGSISAEAHETLAIAMNRLGGKSNTGEGGEDVDRLHDPARRSAVKQIASGRFGVTSEYLVNADDLQIKMAQGAKPGEGGQLPGNKVWPWIARTRHATPGVGLISPPPHHDIYSIEDLAQLVHDLKCVNPAARVHVKLVSEVGVGTVAAGVAKLKADVILISGHDGGTGASPMNSLKHAGTPWELGLAEAQQTLLLNKLRDRVTVQVDGQLKTGRDVLVAALLGAEEFGFATAPLIVAGCVMMRVCHLDTCPVGIATQNPVLRERFTGTPEFVENFFLFLAEEVRGYLAELGFRSIEEAIGQSELLDVAPAVTHWKAHGLDLAPVLHLPELPAGAARRGVRAQDHGLEHALDNQLIVLARPALTDGAPVRVEVAVRNEHRSIGAMLGGEVTRRFGGAGLPDDTIEFVLHGTAGQSFGAFLPRGVTLRLHGDANDYVGKGLSGGRIIVRPDAAAPFLDADAEPGARAEDQIIAGNTILYGATAGEVFLRGRVGERFAVRNSGAVAVVEGVGDHGCEYMTGGTVVVLGATGRNFAAGMSGGTAFVHRLDRARVNAELVDLAPLREQEQALLHELVQRHVAETGSAVAEELLKRWPEAVAEFTAVVPRDYRRVLEIMRAAEAAGRDVDDAVMSALSAPPAAPVPPAPRVAAQEVARA; from the coding sequence GTGGCCTTTCCGTACCCGCACAGCCCGCAGGCGTCCCCGACGCCTGGCCCCCGCCCGTCCGCCCAGGGCCTGTACGACCCGGCGCTGGAGCACGACGCCTGCGGAGTGGCCTTCGTGGCGGACCTGCACGGCCGGCGTTCGCACGCGGTCGTCGCCAACGGCCTCGGCGCACTCTGCCGGCTGGACCATCGGGGCGCCCGGGGCGCCGAGCCCAACACCGGCGACGGCGCGGGCATCATGATCCAGGTCCCGGACGCGTTCTTTCGCGCGGTGGCCGACGTCGCGCTGCCACCGGCCGGCGAGTACGCCACCGGCCTGGTCTTCCTCCCCGACGACGACGCCGCGGAGGCCCGCGCCCGCCGGGTGGTCGAGAAGTACGCGCTCGTCGAGGGGGCCTACCTGCTCGGCTGGCGGGACGTGCCGATCGACCCGACCGGGCTGGGCGAGACCGCTCTGGCGGCGATGCCCCGGGTCCGGCAGCTCTTCCTGGCCGCCCGCCGGCTCACCGACTCGCCCGCCGGGCCGGCCGGTTCCGCGCTGCGCGGCATCGAGCTGGACCGGGTGGCGTTCTGCCTGCGCAAGCAGGCCGAGCGGGAGACCGCCGAGCGGGGCGTGCCGGCGTACTTCCCGTCGCTGTCCAGCCGGACCATGGTCTACAAGGGGATGCTCACCCCCGACCAGTTGCCGGCGTACTACCCCGACCTGCGTGACGAGCGGGTGGACAGCGCGATCGCGCTGGTGCACTCCCGGTTCTCCACCAACACGTTCCCGTCCTGGCCGCTGGCGCACCCGTACCGGTTCATCGCGCACAACGGCGAGATCAACACGATCCGCGGCAACCGCAACTGGATGCAGGCCCGCGAGGCGCTGCTGCGCTCGCCGAACGTGCCGGGCAACATCCGGCGGGTCTTTCCGGTCTGCACTCCCGGCGCCTCCGACTCGGCGAACTTCGACGAGGTCCTGGAGCTGCTGCACCTGGCCGGGCGGAGCCTGCCGCACGCGGTGCTCATGATGATCCCCGAGGCGTGGGAGAACGACCCCGGCATGCAGCCGGACAAGCGCGCCTTCTACCGCTTCCACGCCAGCCTGATGGAGCCGTGGGACGGGCCGGCGTCGGTGGCCTTCACCGACGGCGAGATCGTCGGCGCGGTGCTGGACCGCAACGGGCTGCGCCCGGGGCGCTGGTGGCGCACGGACGACGGGTTGGTGGTGCTCGGCTCCGAGGCGGGCGTGCTCGACCTCGACCCGGCCCGGGTGGTCGCCAAGGGGCGGCTCCAGCCCGGGAAGATGTTCCTGGTCGACACCGTCGCCGGCCGGATCGTGCACGACGAGGAGATCAAGTCCGAGCTGGCCGCCGCGCAGCCGTACGGCGAGTGGCTGCACGCCGGGCTGATCGAGCTGGACGACCTGCCCGCGCGCGAGCACACCGTCTACACGCACGACTCGGTCCGCCGCCGCCAACAGACCTTCGGCTACACGCAGGAGGAGCTGAAGATCCTGCTCGCGCCGATGGCCCGCACCGGCGCCGAGCCGCTCGGCTCGATGGGCACGGACACCCCGATCTCGCCGCTGTCCACCCGACCGCGGCTGCTCTACGACTACTTCCACCAGCTCTTCGCCCAGGTCACCAACCCTCCGCTGGACGCGATCCGGGAGGAGTTGGTGACCAGTCTGGTGTCGACGATCGGGCCGGAGGGCAACCTTCTCGACCCGGGCGCGGCGAGCTGCCGCCAGATCGTGCTGCCGCACCCGGTGATCGACAACGACGAGCTGGCGAAGATCCTCTCCATCGACGAGGACGGCGACCTGCCCGGCTTCAAGGCGGTCCGGGTCTCCGGGCTGTACCGCATCCGGGAGGGCGCCGCCGGCATCAAGGCACGGCTGACCGAGATCTGCCGGCACGTCTCCGAGGCGATCGAGGACGGCGTGCGCATCCTGGTGCTCTCCGACCGGGATTCCAACGCCGACCTGGCGCCGATCCCGTCGCTGCTGCTCACCGCCGCCGTGCACCAGCACCTGGTCCGCGAGCAGACCCGCACCCAGGCGGCGCTCATCGTGGAGTCCGGCGACTGCCGGGAGGTGCACCACGCGGCGGTGCTGATCGGCTACGGCGCGGCAGCGGTCAACCCGTACCTGGCCTTCGAGTCGGTGGAGGACATGATCTCCACGGGTGCGCTGGTCGGCATGGAACCGGCCGCCGCGGTGCGCAACTACGCCAAGGCGCTCGGCAAGGGCGTCCTGAAGATCATGTCGAAGATGGGCATCTCGACGGTCTCCTCGTACTGCGGGGCGCAGGTCTTCGAGGCGGTCGGCCTGGACACCCGGCTGATCCAGCGCTACTTCCGGGGCACCCCCAGCCGGATCGGCGGGGTGGGGCTGGCCGGCGTCCACGCCGAGGTGGCCGCCCGGCACGCGTTGGCCTGGCCGCCGGCGGGCACCCCCGCCTCCGACCGGCTGGAGGTCGGCGGCGAGTACCAGTGGCGGCGCGAGGGTGAGCTGCACCTGTTCAACCCGGAGACGGTGTTCCTGCTCCAGCACGCCACCCGCAGCCGGCAGTACGACATCTTCCGGCAGTACACCGCGAAGGTCGACGAACTCGCCGCGCGGGCCGGTTCGCTGCGCGGGCTGTTCACCCTGCGTACCGGCGTCCGCCCGGCGGTGCCGATCGAGGAGGTCGAGCCGGCCACCGAGATCGTCAAACGGTTCGCCACCGGTGCCATGTCGTACGGGTCGATCTCCGCCGAGGCGCACGAGACGCTCGCCATCGCGATGAACCGGCTGGGCGGCAAGTCGAACACCGGCGAGGGCGGCGAGGACGTCGATCGGCTGCACGACCCGGCCCGCCGCTCCGCGGTGAAGCAGATCGCGAGCGGCCGCTTCGGCGTCACCAGCGAGTACCTGGTCAACGCCGACGACCTTCAGATCAAGATGGCGCAGGGCGCCAAGCCCGGCGAGGGCGGGCAGTTGCCTGGCAACAAGGTCTGGCCGTGGATCGCCCGGACCCGGCACGCCACCCCGGGTGTCGGTCTGATCTCCCCGCCGCCGCACCACGACATCTACTCGATCGAGGACCTCGCCCAGCTGGTGCACGACCTGAAGTGCGTCAACCCGGCCGCTCGGGTGCACGTCAAGCTGGTCAGCGAGGTCGGCGTCGGCACCGTCGCCGCCGGGGTGGCCAAGCTCAAGGCGGACGTCATCCTGATCTCCGGCCACGACGGGGGCACCGGGGCGTCCCCGATGAACTCGCTCAAGCACGCCGGCACCCCCTGGGAGCTGGGGTTGGCCGAGGCCCAGCAGACCCTGCTGCTGAACAAGCTGCGCGACCGGGTCACCGTGCAGGTCGACGGTCAGCTCAAGACCGGCCGGGACGTTCTGGTCGCGGCGCTGCTCGGCGCGGAGGAGTTCGGCTTCGCCACCGCGCCGCTGATCGTCGCCGGCTGCGTGATGATGCGGGTTTGTCACCTGGACACCTGCCCGGTCGGCATCGCCACCCAGAACCCGGTGCTGCGGGAACGGTTCACCGGCACCCCGGAGTTCGTGGAGAACTTCTTCCTGTTCCTCGCCGAGGAGGTCCGCGGCTACCTGGCCGAGCTGGGTTTCCGCTCGATCGAGGAGGCGATCGGCCAGTCCGAGCTACTCGACGTGGCCCCGGCGGTGACGCACTGGAAGGCGCACGGGCTCGACCTGGCCCCCGTCCTGCACCTGCCGGAGCTGCCCGCCGGCGCTGCCCGACGTGGCGTACGCGCCCAGGACCACGGCCTGGAGCACGCCCTAGACAACCAGCTGATCGTGCTCGCGCGCCCGGCGCTGACCGATGGCGCGCCGGTGCGGGTCGAGGTGGCGGTGCGCAACGAGCACCGCAGCATCGGCGCCATGCTCGGTGGCGAGGTGACCCGCCGTTTCGGTGGCGCCGGCCTGCCCGACGACACCATCGAGTTCGTGCTGCACGGCACCGCCGGGCAGTCGTTCGGCGCTTTCCTGCCGCGCGGGGTGACCCTGCGGCTGCACGGCGACGCCAACGACTACGTGGGCAAGGGCCTCTCCGGTGGGCGGATCATCGTCCGTCCGGACGCCGCCGCGCCGTTCCTCGACGCCGACGCCGAACCGGGGGCGCGGGCCGAGGACCAGATCATCGCGGGCAACACCATCCTGTACGGGGCCACCGCGGGTGAGGTGTTCCTGCGCGGCCGGGTGGGGGAGCGCTTCGCGGTGCGCAACTCGGGCGCGGTCGCCGTGGTCGAGGGCGTCGGGGACCACGGCTGCGAGTACATGACCGGTGGGACGGTGGTGGTGCTCGGCGCGACCGGCCGCAACTTCGCCGCCGGGATGTCCGGCGGCACGGCGTTCGTGCACCGGTTGGACCGGGCCCGGGTCAACGCGGAGCTGGTCGACCTGGCGCCGCTGCGCGAGCAGGAGCAGGCGCTGCTGCACGAGCTGGTCCAGCGGCACGTGGCCGAGACCGGGTCGGCGGTCGCCGAGGAGCTGCTCAAGCGCTGGCCGGAGGCGGTGGCGGAGTTCACCGCGGTGGTGCCCCGCGACTACCGCCGGGTGCTGGAGATCATGCGGGCCGCCGAAGCCGCCGGCCGCGACGTCGACGACGCGGTGATGAGCGCGCTCAGCGCGCCGCCGGCCGCGCCGGTGCCGCCCGCCCCGCGGGTGGCCGCCCAGGAGGTGGCTCGTGCCTGA
- a CDS encoding glutamate synthase subunit beta, with amino-acid sequence MPDPNGFLRYDRRLPARRPVPVRISDWREVYPPAGEELVREQATRCMDCGIPFCHDGCPLGNRIPDWNDLVRTGSWDAAVESLHATNNFPEFTGRLCPAPCEAACVLSIAGGQPVTIKQVEVEIADVAAARGFAPRPVPAPSGRSVAVVGSGPAGLAAAQQLARAGHAVTVYERDDAIGGLLRYGIPDFKLEKRHIDARLAQLAAEGVRFRTGVNVGVDVTAEQLRAEHDAVLLACGALQGRDTPETPGRALRGVHQAMAHLVAANRVVAAAATAGEARPSVAVLPDGTPIDAAGRHVVIIGGGDTAADCLGVAHRQGAAGVHQLDLYPQPPQERDEARDPWPTWPWILRSYPAHEEGGERVFAVAVQEFVNDGTGQVRAVRIAEVTVEKRDGRRVVTVVPGSERELPADLVLLAIGFEGTEQQPLLAQFGVTRNPRGAVDAGDDWQAGTDGVFVAGDMHRGASLIVWAIAEGRAAAAAIHGYLGGPGALPAPVAPAAQPLAAR; translated from the coding sequence GTGCCTGACCCGAACGGTTTCCTGCGTTACGACCGGCGACTGCCGGCCCGCCGCCCGGTGCCGGTGCGGATCAGCGACTGGCGTGAGGTGTACCCACCGGCCGGCGAGGAGCTGGTCCGCGAGCAGGCCACCCGCTGCATGGACTGCGGTATCCCGTTCTGTCACGACGGCTGCCCGTTGGGCAACCGGATCCCGGACTGGAACGACCTGGTCCGCACCGGCAGCTGGGACGCCGCGGTGGAGTCGCTGCACGCCACCAACAACTTCCCGGAGTTCACCGGCCGGCTCTGCCCGGCGCCCTGCGAGGCGGCCTGCGTGCTGAGCATCGCCGGCGGCCAGCCGGTGACCATCAAGCAGGTCGAGGTGGAGATCGCCGACGTCGCGGCGGCGCGCGGGTTCGCGCCCCGTCCGGTGCCGGCGCCGTCCGGCCGGTCGGTCGCCGTGGTCGGTTCCGGGCCCGCCGGCCTGGCCGCCGCCCAGCAGCTGGCCCGCGCCGGTCACGCGGTGACGGTGTACGAGCGCGACGACGCGATCGGCGGCCTGCTCCGGTACGGCATCCCCGACTTCAAGCTGGAGAAGCGGCACATCGACGCCCGGCTGGCCCAGCTCGCCGCCGAGGGGGTGCGCTTCCGCACCGGGGTGAACGTCGGGGTCGACGTCACCGCCGAGCAGCTGCGCGCCGAGCACGACGCGGTGTTGCTGGCCTGCGGCGCGTTGCAGGGCCGGGACACCCCGGAGACCCCGGGCCGGGCGCTGCGTGGCGTACACCAGGCGATGGCACATCTGGTGGCCGCGAACCGCGTGGTCGCCGCCGCGGCCACCGCCGGCGAGGCCCGGCCGTCGGTCGCGGTGCTGCCGGACGGCACCCCGATCGACGCGGCCGGCAGGCACGTCGTGATCATCGGCGGTGGTGACACCGCGGCCGACTGTCTCGGTGTCGCGCACCGGCAGGGCGCGGCCGGCGTGCACCAGCTCGACCTGTACCCGCAGCCGCCGCAGGAGCGCGACGAGGCGCGGGACCCGTGGCCGACGTGGCCGTGGATCCTGCGCAGCTACCCGGCGCACGAGGAGGGCGGCGAGCGGGTCTTCGCCGTGGCGGTGCAGGAGTTCGTGAACGACGGCACCGGTCAGGTGCGGGCGGTGCGGATCGCCGAGGTGACCGTGGAGAAGCGCGACGGCCGGCGAGTGGTCACCGTGGTGCCCGGGTCGGAGCGGGAGTTGCCGGCGGACCTGGTGCTGCTGGCGATCGGCTTCGAGGGCACCGAGCAGCAGCCGCTGCTGGCCCAGTTCGGGGTCACCCGTAACCCCCGGGGCGCCGTCGACGCGGGGGACGACTGGCAGGCCGGCACCGACGGGGTGTTCGTCGCCGGCGACATGCACCGGGGCGCTTCGCTGATCGTCTGGGCCATCGCCGAGGGGCGTGCGGCCGCGGCCGCCATCCACGGTTACCTCGGTGGTCCCGGCGCGCTGCCGGCCCCGGTCGCCCCGGCCGCACAGCCGCTCGCCGCGCGCTGA